The following DNA comes from Chthoniobacterales bacterium.
ACAGCGGCGTGGTCACCACGATTGCGGAGGGTACTAACACGCTCTCCGGCGTCATCAGCGGCACCGGCTCCTTTCATCAGAATGGAACTGGCATCACGATCCTCAGCGGCCAAAACACGTTCACCGGACTTACTCGTGTTAGCCAGGGAACCCTCTTCGTTGACGGCGCCGTCGGCGGCAGCAGCCGGGTCGATCACGGCACTCTCGGCGGCAGCGGCAGCATTGCGGGAAATGTAACCGCCCTGAACGACTCGAAAGTCAGCGCCGGCACACCAACCAATCCAGCGGGCACCCTGCGCGTCGGCGGAAACTATCAACAAGGCCCCGGCACCACTTACACGGCCTCACTGACGGGCCCCAATACTAACAATCTTCTAGCTATCAATGGCCGCGCACGACTGAATGGCACGCTGCATGTGAATTATATCGACGGCTTCAACGCTTCTCCCGGCGAGGAATTCACCGTTCTAACCTCACGCGGCGGTGTGGCCGGTCGCTTCAGTGAATTTGACGACAGCCATGCTACCGATTCCCTGCTAACATTGGGCGTCTTCTATCGTTCCAACTCGGTCCTGCTCAAGTTCACCCAGGGCTCCTTCCTTCTTCCTGAAGGCCTGACTCCTAACCAAATCGCCATCGCCACGGCCCTCGACAAACTCGCTGGCGATGATTCGACTTCCAGGCTAATCGCGGCCCTCGACCGGCTGCCGATCGATCAACTTCCCGGCGCTTACGACCGGCTCAGTCCAGTGGAATTTGCCGCCATTTTCGATAGCGGATTCGCCATTGCCAGGGAACAATCGGGTTTCATCGAGCGCCGCCTGGAAGATGTGCGCGACAACTCCAGAACTGAAGAAACCACCACTCAACCCGCGCAAGCTGAGAGCGATGGCAAGACGGTTTTCGATGACAAAGACGGCAAGCACATGATCGCGCCCGAAGGCAAAAATGTTCGCACGCGCGAAGTCGCCAACCTCGCACCCGAACGCCGCTGGGGCTTCTATCTCAATGGCGGCGCGGAATTCGTGAACATCGACAGCACCTCCCGCGCGGCCGGCTCCGACTTCAATGTTGGTAGCGCCAACCTCGGCGCTGATTACCTCCTAACCAATCACGTCGTCATCGGTGCGACGGTCGGTTATTCTCATGTTAGTTCCGACGGCAGCAACGGAGGCGAAGTCACTGGCGACGGCGCCAATGGCAATCTCTATGCGAGCTGGTTCGACCACGGTTTCTATGTTAACGGCATCGTCGGCGGCGGTCTTACTTCCTACGACACCGAGCGCAGGACGATCGGCGGCACGGCTCGCGGCGACACCGATGGCAGCTACTACACGGCGCTCATCGGCACCGGCTACGAACACCACATCGGCGGGCTGACTTTCGGTCCCATCGCCGCGTTGCAATACACCACTGTGAGTCTCGATGGATTCACCGAAACCGGTTCCCTCGCCCCCTTGCGCATCAGCGACCAGACCGAAAATTCCCTGCAGTCCCGCCTCGGTCTGCGCGCCTCCTATGCGTGGAAAGTGGGTGGGGTTGTCATCACTCCCGAAGTGCGCGCCCAGTGGCAGCATGAATTCCAGGACACCAGCCGCGGCATCACCGCCGGGTTTACGAAGGACTCGTCCTTCACCGTTCGCGGCCCGGAAATCGGACGCGACAGCCTCCTCCTCGACGCCGGAGCCTCGGTCCAATGGTGCCCACGCGTCTCCACCTACGCCTACTACACCGGCAACCTTGGCGCGACTAACTACAGCTCGCACTCGGTGAACGTCGGCGTGCGGGTGAGTTTCTAACCAAACGCTTCCTAACTAAAACGCCTGCCGGGTCCAAGCCTGCGCAGGCGTTTTTGTTTTGGAACACAGCTAATTTCTAGCGTCGCGCATCGCCTGCTGGATTTCCTTTGGGGCCTTCTCCAGCAGATCGTTGTGAGTGCCGCCGGCGACTTCCATATAAGTTGCAGTCGAACCTAACTCCCGCGCCAGGGTTCGGCCCATGATCGCGGGAATCGCCTCGTCGTCAGAGCCGTGAAAAATCCAGACGTGACCGCCGCGTTTTTGGAGTCCGGTGAGACGGGCGCGATTGTCGTAACGATGCCGCACCAGCCAGCCGAGCGGCGCACGGACCACGATGGAAGTCATCTCCATCGCACTCGTGAAAGGCGCGAGCAGAACGGCCCGGCGCAGGTGAAATTCCTCCACTCCCAGCAAGGCCGCCGCTGCTCCCAGCGAATGTCCAAACACAATCCCGCGAGTCCCGATCTCGGCCATCGGGAAACCGGTCGCGCGCGCCGCCACTGGGACGGCTTGCCGAATGTTTTCCTGAATCGCAGGCGGATTCGGAGTGCCGGGCGAGACGCCGTAACCCGGATAATCAACGAAGAGAAACGCGTCCTGCGACAGCCCGGAATAGTCCTGCAAGTCGGCCAGGCTGAGCGCCTCGCTGGCGTTTCCGGCGCAAACGATCCAGAGGCGCTCGGGCACGCGCTGGCCGGCTGCAGGCAGGAGCCAGGCGGTTTCGCGGCCGTGAGTCGTCTCGTACTCGACTCGTTTTCCACCAGATTGGAGAAACGCCGAAACGGTGGCCTCCGACGTGTGCCGCGGGAAATAAATCATCCGGCTCTGGAAGAAAAAGAGATACGCCAGCAGCAGCATCACCACGACAATGACGATGCGCAGGAGGGATTTTGTGAGCTGCAGAAACATGGCGAACGATGGCACTTTTCCGACGAAAGAAAAGAAACGCGCTTGTCTCAGGGCGGGCAGACTTTAACCTGTCCGCCTACGACATGGAGACTCTCGCCGCACCGCCAACCGCCGCCCATTCCACCCTCAACTCCGCCGCCGAATGGCCGCCGCTCGACACCTTTGCCCGGCGTCATATCGGACCCGATGAGGCGAGTCAGGCTGCGATGCTCGAAGCGGTCGGGGCCGAGTCGCTCGATGCCTTGATCGACCAAGTCGTGCCGGGAAAAATCCGCCTGCGCAGAGCCTTGCAACTCCCGACCGCGCTCGGGGAATCGGCGTCGCTGGCGGAGTTGAAATCCATCGCCTCTCGCAACCAAGTCTGGAAATCCTACCTCGGCACCGGCTATTCCGATTGCCTCACACCGCCTGTCATCCAGCGGAACATCCTCGAAAATCCGGGCTGGTACACCGCTTACACGCCGTATCAGGCCGAGATCTCGCAAGGCCGCATGGAGGCGTTGCTGAATTTCCAGACGATGATCATCGACCTCACCGGACTGGAAATTGCCAATGCCTCGCTGCTCGACGAGGGAACCGCCGCCGCCGAGGCGATGCACCTTTGCCAGTCGGTGAAAAACGACGCGACTTCCGACGTCATCTTCGTCTCCGAGAGTTGCCATCCGCAGACCATAGCCGTCGTCCAAACCCGCGCGCTGCCGCTCGGCATCGAGGTCATCGTCGGCGACCATCGGGAGTTTGATTTCACTGCGAAGCCCTTCGCCGTGCTCGTGCAATATCCGGCCACCAACGGCGCGATCTACGACTACGAAAACTTCGCCGCGCAGGCTCACGCCGCCGGGGCACTGGTGATTTGCGCCGCCGATTTGCTCGCGCTCACCCTGTTGAAACCGCCGGGCGAGTTTGGCGCGGATGTGGCCGTCGGCAGCTCGCAACGCTTCGGAGTACCGCTCGGTTTCGGCGGTCCGCACGCGGCTTACATGGCGACGCGCGACGCCTATAAACGCTCGCTGCCCGGACGCCTCATCGGAGTTTCAGTCGATTCCAACGGCAACCCCGCGATGCGACTTACCCTGCAAACCCGCGAGCAGCATATTCGCCGCGATAAGGCGACTTCCAACATCTGCACCGCCCAGGTTTTGCTCGCCGTCATCGCCTCGACCTACGCCGTCTATCACGGGGCCGAGGGCTTGCGCGACATTGCAAAACGCGTGCACGGTCTCACCAACCAGCTCGCCGAAGCCCTCCTCTTTCGCGGCTGGAAACTGGCCCATTCGTCTTACTTCGACACCATCGTCATCGAGGCTGGCGACGAGCAGGCGGCTATCGTCAGCCGCGCAGTCGAGTTCCATATCAATCTGCGCCAGTTTCCCAATGGCAACCTCGGCATTTCCCTCGACGAAACGACCACCGGCGAGGACATCGCGCTTCTCATTTCGATCTTCGGCGAGCACGGCGGAGAACCCACCGCGGAGAACGAGGGCCTGCCGGAAAACCTGCGCCGCACCTCCCCATTTCTCACGCATCCCGTCTTTAACACGCACCACTCCGAGACCGAACTCCTCCGCTACTTGAAGCGCCTGGAAAACCGCGATCTCTCGCTCACCACCTCGATGATCGCCCTCGGTTCCTGCACCATGAAACTCAACGCCACGGCGGAAATGTTCCCCGTCACCTGGCCCGAGTTTGGGCGGATTCATCCGCACGCGCCGCGCGAGCAAGTCGCCGGTTACCTCGAAATGTTCGATCAGCTAGAAAGCTGGCTCGCCGAGATCACCGGGTTCGCCGCCGTCTCCTTGCAACCCAACTCCGGCGCGCAGGGCGAATACGCCGGGCTCCTCACCATTCGCCAATACCACCTCTCGCGCGGCGACGCGGGCCGCACGGTCTGCCTCATTCCCACCTCCGCCCACGGCACAAACCCCGCGAGCGCCGTCATGGCTGGGTTCAAAGTCGTCCCCGTCGCCTGCGACGCCCACGGCAACGTCAACCTCGACGATCTCACGGCCAAAGCCGAGTTGCATTCCGCTCAGCTCGGCGCGCTCATGATCACCTACCCTTCGACGCACGGCGTTTTTGAGGAAGGCATCATCGGCATCTGCGAACTCATCCACCGTCACGGCGGCCAGGTTTACATGGACGGCGCCAACATGAACGCCCAAGTCGGCGTCTGCCGCCCCGGCGATTTCGGAGCCGACGTCTGCCACCTGAATTTGCACAAAACCTTCTGCATCCCCCACGGTGGCGGCGGCCCCGGAGTCGGCCCCATCGGAGTTGCAGCGCATTTGGCGGCGTTCCTTCCTAATAACGAACTAGCCGTCTCCGCCGCGACTTGGGGCAGCGCCAGCATCCTCGTCATTTCCTGGATGTACATCCGCATGATGGGCCCCGACGGCCTCACCTCGGCCACGAAACACGCCATCCTCAACGCCAACTACATCTCCATGCGACTCGACGCGTTTTTCCCCACGCTCTATCGCGGCCGCAACGACCGGGTCGCGCACGAATGCATCCTCGACGTGCGCGGGTTCAAGGCACGCACCGGGATCGAAGTCGAGGACGTGGCGAAACGTCTCATCGACTACGGATTTCACGCGCCCACCATGTCGTGGCCCGTCGCCGGCACCCTCATGGTCGAGCCCACCGAGAGCGAATCGAAGGAAGAACTCGACCGTTTTTGCGACGCCATGATTTCCATCTGGCACGAAATCCAACAGGTGGAATGTGGCCTGCTCGACCGCAAAAATAACGTCCTCAAAAACGCCCCGCACACTGCGCAATGCCTCCTCTCCGAGAAATGGGACCGTCCCTACAGCCGCGAATCCGCCGCCTACCCGACACCCGCCACGCGCGAGAGCAAATTCTGGCCGCACGTCGGCCGCGTGGACAACGTCTATGGCGACCGCAACCTCATCTGCTCGTGTCTCCCGATGGATAGTTACTGAAACCGACGTGTCCCTCCGGGCATCTGATTCGTCCGTCCTGACATCTACTTTACTCTCGTTACTAAGCTCCGGCTTGGTAACGCGCTTGTTCCCGAAGCTCCAGCTTCGTGTGGACTCGTTGGCTAACACGGCAAATAATGTCTATGAAGCTGGAGCTTCAAAAACAATCGCGTTCCCAAACTGGAGCTTGGAAACGAGGGTAGAACGAATGCCGAGGGTGGTTATTAGAACAAACTCGGTTGTTCCGGGGCGGGGGCGTCTTTGGCTAGGAGTGCTAACAATCCCGCCTCGTCTAACACAGTGACTCCTAACTCTCCAGCTTTGGTTAGTTTACTGCCGGCGTCTTCTCCGGCGACTAGGTAGTTGGTTTTTTTGCTCACACTGCCGCTGGATTTGCCTCCGGCGGTTCGGATCATTTCTTCGAAGACTTCGCGGGGCTGGCTGAGGGCGCCGGTGAGGACGAAGGTTTTGCCGATGATCGGGTGGTCGGCGGCGGCGATGGCGGGCGGGAGCGGGTGGTAGTTGTCGGATTGCGGATTGATTTTCAGTTCCCCCAAATGCTGGAGCATGGCCTGGCCGCTTTCGCTGGCGAAGAAGTCGAGGATTTCTCCGGCGGCGACCTGGCCGACTTCCTGCGCGATCTGGTGCGGGGCTAGGATGGGGTTGTCTTCCTTGCGTTTGCCTTTGGGCAGTGAGCGGAGTTCCATCAATATGGGCGAGGTGGCGAGCTCGGCGAAATTGCGGTGCAGGCGGGCGAGTTCGCGGGCGGCGGATTCGCCGACTTCGGGGATGCCGATGGCGAAGATCCAGCGGGAAAGCGGCATGGTGCGCGCGCGGTCGAGGGCGGCGAGGAGTTTCGCGCCGTTTTTCGGACCGAAGACGCGGGGTTCGTCGGCAGTGCCGAGGTTGAGCGTGCCAAGGGTGTCGAGATCGAGCTTGAAGAGGTCTAGCGGGTTGCGGACGAGGCCGCGTTCGACCAATTTGTCGGCCACGATGTCGCCGACGCCTTCGATGTCGAGCATTTTGCGGGCAGCGAAATGTTTCAACTTGGTGGAGGTCTGCGCCGGGCAATCGAAGCTAAAACAACGCCAGGCGACGAAGCCCTCTTCGCGGGCGATGGGTCCGCCGCAGGACGGGCATCGGTGGCCGATGCTGGCGGCGAGATCGTAGGGCTGGGCGTCGGCGGGACGTTTGGCGAGGACGACTTCGACGACGGCGGGGATGACTTCGCCGGCTTTCTCGATGATGACGGTGTCGCCGATGCGGATGTCTTTGCGCTGGATTTCCTCTTCGTTGTGCAGGGTGGCGCGGGCGACGCGGCTGCCGCTGACGACGATGGGCTCCAGATGCGCGACGGGGGTGAGGACGCCGGTGCGGCCGACTTGGATTTGAATGTCGAGGAGCCGGGTCTCGGCGCGTTCGGCGGCGTATTTGAAGGCCATGGCCCAGCGCGGGGCTTTGCTGGTGAAGCCGAGCCGTACGCGTTGCTCGAAGTTGTCCACTTTGATGACTGCGCCGTCGGTATCGTAGGGGAAGGTTTTGCGAACGCTGTCGAGCTCGCGAATGGCGGCCAGCATCGTTTCCGGCGAGTCGGCGGTACGTTTCCAATTGGAGACGGGCAATCCCCAGGCGGCGATCCGCTCCAGCGCGTCGGAATGTGATTCGAGTTCCATTCCATTCACCGCGCCGGTGCCGTAGAGGAGAACGGCGAGTCCGCGCTGGCGCACGAGTTCGGGGTCGAGCTGCTTGAGCGAGCCGGCGGCGGTGTTGCGCGGGTTGGCGTAGAGCGGTTTGCCGAGTTTTTCCTGGGAGAAATTAAGCTGGCGAAACGCCTCGTGCGGCAGATAGACCTCGCCGCGAATCTCGATCAACTCGGGGGCCGATTCGAGTTCCATCGGAATGGACGGAATCGTGGCGATGTTGCGCGTGACATCGTCCCCGACCCGGCCATCGCCCCGCGTGGCGGCGACCTCGAGTTTTCCATGTCGGTAGATGAGCGTGATGGCGACCCCATCAACTTTCGGCTCGATGACGACGGGGATGTTTTCGCCGGGCAGCAAACGCTGCATGCGCTGGTAAAATTCGATGGCCTCCGTTTCCGAATAGGTGTTGTCGAGGCTGAGCATGGGCGCGAGGTGCTCGAACTGCCGGAAACCCTCCAGCGCCTTGCCGCCGACCTTGCGAGTTGGGGAGGTATCGGAGGCGAGATCGGGGAATTCTTTTTCGAGATCGGCCAGTTCGCGCAGCAGGGCGTCGAACTCCTGATCGCTGATCGCCGACTGCGCCTCCTCGTAGTAGAGGCGGTTATATTCCTCGATCTGGCTACGGAGTTGTCGGATTCGGGCCTGAGCTTCGAGCGGAGTTGCCATGGAACCAGCAGTAAACAAAAGCCGCACACGATCCGCCAACCATATCCGCGATCCAATCGTAGAAATCCGCCCCCGACCGGCCCGGCGTGAAGAGCTGGTGCAATTCATCGCTGGCCCCGAAGAGCCCGATGCCGACCGCCGACGCCGCAAACAGCCAGATGCCGCGCAAACGGCTGGTCTGTCGTAGGGCGATCCCTAGAAATATGCCGCCGACAGAGTATGCGAGCGCATGGACCAGTTTATCCTGCGCGAGCAACTCCGAGGGCATCACTTCCAGATCGGTCGAAGTGAGCGACGACAAATAGAAAATCACCAGCGCCCAGCCGACGAAGGCGCTCCAGGCTTTGAACGGAGTGATGCGGATGAAAGAAGAGAAGCGCGACACAGGAATACGGTGGTTTCGCGGAGTGAATCAGACTGCGCCCACGATGGAAACGGGAAATCGCAGGAGCCGAAGTGTCGCTTTTTGCACAGCCGGAGCAGAGATCACATGCGGGCTGGCGTCTTTTGGGCGAAACGCCGCGGGTTCGAGTTTAAGCTCATTGCATTTTCCCTCCTCTTCCCCAGTAAATGAATCATCACCGTGATGTGGCATGGCGGGTGCTAAGATGCAGTCGTCCTCATTTTGGGTGGGACAAATCAAAGAACAGCCCGGTTGCAGGGAATTTTTGAGACAGCTCTTGGGGGGGAGCTTCTCAATAGGGCGCAACCGGGCTGATTCTATTTCAAGGCAGGTTGTTTTTGACTGTTAACGAGGGCACAGAGCGATAAGCTGCGCCGTCCATGCCAGCCATGCCTTCCCTGATTGTTTCCCTGCACGACGTGTCGCCGCAGACCTTCGCCGCGAGCCGGGAAATCCTGAGTGATTTGGATCAAGCTGGCATCAGCAAAGTCTCGCTCCTCGTCATTCCCAACCATCATCATCGCGGGCATTTCTTGCAGGACGCGGCCTTTTGCGAGTGGCTGCAAGCCATGGAAAAGCAGGGTCACGAAATTGTGACGCACGGCTACTTTCATCAGCGCGAGCGAACTGCTAGGGAATCCACCCGCGACAAAATGATCACCCGCTTTTACACGGCCGACGAAGGCGAGTTTTACGACATCAGCGAGACCGTGGCTTTGGAAAAAATGCGGCAGGCACAGGACGAGTTTGGCACTCTGGAAATCCACCCGGTCGGCTTCATCGCGCCCGCCTGGCTGCTGAGCGCGGACGCGGAAAAGGCCGCGCGCACCGCCGGCTTCCGCTACACCACGA
Coding sequences within:
- a CDS encoding autotransporter domain-containing protein codes for the protein MTYSPRRYSLVLAAAVMAAIHPGAQAVAPDLGAASSFAVLGGSTVTNTGVTNITGDLGVSPGSAVTGFPPGVVTGTIYANVAPAIQAHADTITAYNTLTGETANTILTGQDLGGLTLTPGTYFFATSAQLTGTLTLDPQGDPNAKFHFQIGSTLTTASASSVIVSGGGSLADIFWQVGSSAILGSSTAFEGNILAQTSITLNTGAGIVAGRALAIDGAVTLDTNNISFLVPPNFGTFWKGANGNLWSQNNWSSDATGVDDLHLPITGANVVFSVTGVTPVNQNTVLDFDANIDSLTINDPAAVTISGSNTLTIAGTGAVTGITVNSGAGLATIATNIVLAGASDNIAVNNAAGLLISGNIGGAIGLTKSGTGKLTVTGANSYTGATVISGGTLQVGDGTIVRAALPAASAVTVAAPGTLAINLTDGKIFSNTVANSGVVTTIAEGTNTLSGVISGTGSFHQNGTGITILSGQNTFTGLTRVSQGTLFVDGAVGGSSRVDHGTLGGSGSIAGNVTALNDSKVSAGTPTNPAGTLRVGGNYQQGPGTTYTASLTGPNTNNLLAINGRARLNGTLHVNYIDGFNASPGEEFTVLTSRGGVAGRFSEFDDSHATDSLLTLGVFYRSNSVLLKFTQGSFLLPEGLTPNQIAIATALDKLAGDDSTSRLIAALDRLPIDQLPGAYDRLSPVEFAAIFDSGFAIAREQSGFIERRLEDVRDNSRTEETTTQPAQAESDGKTVFDDKDGKHMIAPEGKNVRTREVANLAPERRWGFYLNGGAEFVNIDSTSRAAGSDFNVGSANLGADYLLTNHVVIGATVGYSHVSSDGSNGGEVTGDGANGNLYASWFDHGFYVNGIVGGGLTSYDTERRTIGGTARGDTDGSYYTALIGTGYEHHIGGLTFGPIAALQYTTVSLDGFTETGSLAPLRISDQTENSLQSRLGLRASYAWKVGGVVITPEVRAQWQHEFQDTSRGITAGFTKDSSFTVRGPEIGRDSLLLDAGASVQWCPRVSTYAYYTGNLGATNYSSHSVNVGVRVSF
- a CDS encoding alpha/beta fold hydrolase; the encoded protein is MFLQLTKSLLRIVIVVVMLLLAYLFFFQSRMIYFPRHTSEATVSAFLQSGGKRVEYETTHGRETAWLLPAAGQRVPERLWIVCAGNASEALSLADLQDYSGLSQDAFLFVDYPGYGVSPGTPNPPAIQENIRQAVPVAARATGFPMAEIGTRGIVFGHSLGAAAALLGVEEFHLRRAVLLAPFTSAMEMTSIVVRAPLGWLVRHRYDNRARLTGLQKRGGHVWIFHGSDDEAIPAIMGRTLARELGSTATYMEVAGGTHNDLLEKAPKEIQQAMRDARN
- the gcvP gene encoding aminomethyl-transferring glycine dehydrogenase, producing METLAAPPTAAHSTLNSAAEWPPLDTFARRHIGPDEASQAAMLEAVGAESLDALIDQVVPGKIRLRRALQLPTALGESASLAELKSIASRNQVWKSYLGTGYSDCLTPPVIQRNILENPGWYTAYTPYQAEISQGRMEALLNFQTMIIDLTGLEIANASLLDEGTAAAEAMHLCQSVKNDATSDVIFVSESCHPQTIAVVQTRALPLGIEVIVGDHREFDFTAKPFAVLVQYPATNGAIYDYENFAAQAHAAGALVICAADLLALTLLKPPGEFGADVAVGSSQRFGVPLGFGGPHAAYMATRDAYKRSLPGRLIGVSVDSNGNPAMRLTLQTREQHIRRDKATSNICTAQVLLAVIASTYAVYHGAEGLRDIAKRVHGLTNQLAEALLFRGWKLAHSSYFDTIVIEAGDEQAAIVSRAVEFHINLRQFPNGNLGISLDETTTGEDIALLISIFGEHGGEPTAENEGLPENLRRTSPFLTHPVFNTHHSETELLRYLKRLENRDLSLTTSMIALGSCTMKLNATAEMFPVTWPEFGRIHPHAPREQVAGYLEMFDQLESWLAEITGFAAVSLQPNSGAQGEYAGLLTIRQYHLSRGDAGRTVCLIPTSAHGTNPASAVMAGFKVVPVACDAHGNVNLDDLTAKAELHSAQLGALMITYPSTHGVFEEGIIGICELIHRHGGQVYMDGANMNAQVGVCRPGDFGADVCHLNLHKTFCIPHGGGGPGVGPIGVAAHLAAFLPNNELAVSAATWGSASILVISWMYIRMMGPDGLTSATKHAILNANYISMRLDAFFPTLYRGRNDRVAHECILDVRGFKARTGIEVEDVAKRLIDYGFHAPTMSWPVAGTLMVEPTESESKEELDRFCDAMISIWHEIQQVECGLLDRKNNVLKNAPHTAQCLLSEKWDRPYSRESAAYPTPATRESKFWPHVGRVDNVYGDRNLICSCLPMDSY
- the ligA gene encoding NAD-dependent DNA ligase LigA, whose translation is MATPLEAQARIRQLRSQIEEYNRLYYEEAQSAISDQEFDALLRELADLEKEFPDLASDTSPTRKVGGKALEGFRQFEHLAPMLSLDNTYSETEAIEFYQRMQRLLPGENIPVVIEPKVDGVAITLIYRHGKLEVAATRGDGRVGDDVTRNIATIPSIPMELESAPELIEIRGEVYLPHEAFRQLNFSQEKLGKPLYANPRNTAAGSLKQLDPELVRQRGLAVLLYGTGAVNGMELESHSDALERIAAWGLPVSNWKRTADSPETMLAAIRELDSVRKTFPYDTDGAVIKVDNFEQRVRLGFTSKAPRWAMAFKYAAERAETRLLDIQIQVGRTGVLTPVAHLEPIVVSGSRVARATLHNEEEIQRKDIRIGDTVIIEKAGEVIPAVVEVVLAKRPADAQPYDLAASIGHRCPSCGGPIAREEGFVAWRCFSFDCPAQTSTKLKHFAARKMLDIEGVGDIVADKLVERGLVRNPLDLFKLDLDTLGTLNLGTADEPRVFGPKNGAKLLAALDRARTMPLSRWIFAIGIPEVGESAARELARLHRNFAELATSPILMELRSLPKGKRKEDNPILAPHQIAQEVGQVAAGEILDFFASESGQAMLQHLGELKINPQSDNYHPLPPAIAAADHPIIGKTFVLTGALSQPREVFEEMIRTAGGKSSGSVSKKTNYLVAGEDAGSKLTKAGELGVTVLDEAGLLALLAKDAPAPEQPSLF
- a CDS encoding VanZ family protein; protein product: MSRFSSFIRITPFKAWSAFVGWALVIFYLSSLTSTDLEVMPSELLAQDKLVHALAYSVGGIFLGIALRQTSRLRGIWLFAASAVGIGLFGASDELHQLFTPGRSGADFYDWIADMVGGSCAAFVYCWFHGNSARSSGPNPTTP
- a CDS encoding polysaccharide deacetylase family protein, which produces MPSLIVSLHDVSPQTFAASREILSDLDQAGISKVSLLVIPNHHHRGHFLQDAAFCEWLQAMEKQGHEIVTHGYFHQRERTARESTRDKMITRFYTADEGEFYDISETVALEKMRQAQDEFGTLEIHPVGFIAPAWLLSADAEKAARTAGFRYTTTLQEIRNLTKATAHHSQSLVYSVRSGWRRIVSLGWNRFLMARLQDNPVTRLGIHPPDWKYANIRREILRLASHLASRREVSTYAEWTAR